The following proteins are encoded in a genomic region of uncultured Ilyobacter sp.:
- a CDS encoding macro domain-containing protein, translating to MWDWSKLSIIKGDITEQKADVIVNAANVSLLGGGGVDGAIHRAAGPELLKECKKFHGCPTGEARVTKAYNLDAEYIIHTPGPIWRGGFFDEESLLRKSYISSLKKAIELKVKSVAFPSISTGGHKFPLEMASEIALNTISEVLSNEENEIENVYIVCKSEETFNQYEESKKKLAK from the coding sequence ATGTGGGATTGGAGTAAGTTAAGTATAATAAAAGGCGATATAACCGAGCAAAAGGCTGATGTGATTGTTAACGCCGCTAATGTATCATTATTAGGGGGCGGTGGAGTTGACGGAGCTATTCATAGAGCCGCAGGTCCAGAGCTTTTAAAAGAATGTAAAAAATTTCATGGATGTCCCACTGGAGAAGCCAGAGTTACAAAGGCGTATAACTTGGATGCAGAGTATATAATTCATACTCCAGGGCCAATATGGAGGGGAGGTTTTTTTGATGAAGAGAGTCTGCTGCGTAAATCTTACATCAGTTCGTTGAAAAAAGCCATAGAGTTAAAAGTTAAGTCAGTTGCTTTTCCTTCTATAAGCACTGGGGGGCATAAATTTCCATTGGAAATGGCTAGTGAAATTGCCCTAAATACAATTTCAGAAGTTTTGAGCAACGAGGAAAATGAAATAGAAAATGTTTATATAGTTTGTAAAAGTGAAGAAACTTTTAATCAGTATGAAGAGAGTAAGAAAAAACTTGCCAAATAA
- a CDS encoding GNAT family N-acetyltransferase — protein sequence MVTLKTERLYLKVLGEEAVSEVAEYYNKNREFFRKWESSKRDDFFSESYQKMLLKLEQEEIENGHRMKLWIFNKENNKIIGFLNFGNIIRGAFDSCFLGYKLDKEETGKGYMTEALKEGMAFYFDVMKLHRIEVNLMPQNILGIKTAERAGFIKEGISKKYLKINGKWEDHLHYVMLKERYEELYK from the coding sequence ATGGTTACATTAAAAACAGAAAGATTATATCTGAAAGTCCTTGGAGAAGAAGCAGTTTCAGAAGTGGCAGAATATTATAATAAAAATAGGGAGTTTTTTAGAAAATGGGAAAGTTCAAAAAGAGATGATTTTTTTTCAGAATCATATCAAAAGATGCTTTTAAAGTTGGAGCAAGAAGAGATTGAAAACGGTCACAGAATGAAGTTATGGATTTTTAACAAGGAAAATAATAAAATTATTGGATTTTTAAATTTTGGGAATATAATAAGAGGTGCCTTTGATTCGTGTTTTTTAGGTTATAAACTAGACAAGGAAGAAACTGGAAAAGGTTATATGACTGAAGCTTTAAAGGAGGGGATGGCTTTTTACTTTGATGTGATGAAGTTACACCGTATAGAGGTTAATCTCATGCCTCAAAATATTTTGGGGATAAAGACTGCAGAAAGAGCTGGCTTTATAAAAGAGGGTATTTCAAAAAAATATCTGAAGATTAATGGTAAATGGGAAGATCACCTTCATTATGTCATGCTTAAAGAAAGATATGAAGAATTATATAAATAA
- a CDS encoding glycoside hydrolase family 130 protein, which yields MGKLNVRRIDKIFRPDPSRVIIKSHIPSGEGRIDNIINRVLNLSDEEANNILQDTIENFSARHKNIWDALDKHYNRIKEHIPSNQRISEVKRALLGAYFSQEYTVQSAAFFNPSIVKHPDQTQVPEGSIRFILSFRAVGEGHLSSIEFRGGVVDKEGNFEFDEVSPFVERAIAVKNPIYKKDIFFCKLNEMNEDCSSLSNLKEQLSDEFSLSELRDLLNISPEKKNHDLKDTILWLAESNYELQFKIDQKLSERIVFPSSQNESNGIEDARFVRFKYDDGEVVYYATYTAYNGIRILPQILETKDFFSYKAITLNGEYAANKGMSLFPKKINGKYTVISRIDGENLYIMSSENIHFWNTSKLLRQPQYDWEFMQIGNCGSPIETDRGWIVLTHGVGAMRKYCIGAILLDLEDPRKVIGATSKPILEPLESERNGYVPNVVYSCGGIIHGDNLIIPYAMSDTNSGIALISVKELLDYMIN from the coding sequence ATGGGAAAATTAAATGTAAGGAGGATAGACAAGATATTTAGACCAGATCCATCAAGAGTAATTATAAAATCTCATATACCTTCAGGTGAAGGACGTATAGATAATATCATAAATCGCGTTTTAAACTTATCAGATGAGGAAGCCAATAATATTTTACAGGATACAATAGAAAACTTCTCAGCAAGGCATAAAAATATCTGGGATGCACTGGATAAGCACTATAATAGAATAAAAGAGCATATTCCTTCGAATCAAAGGATAAGTGAGGTGAAAAGAGCTCTTCTGGGAGCTTATTTTTCCCAAGAGTATACAGTTCAATCAGCAGCTTTTTTTAATCCATCTATTGTAAAACATCCAGATCAAACTCAAGTTCCAGAAGGGAGTATAAGATTTATATTAAGTTTTAGGGCAGTAGGAGAGGGACACCTATCCTCTATAGAGTTTAGGGGCGGAGTGGTAGATAAAGAAGGCAACTTTGAATTTGACGAGGTGAGTCCCTTTGTAGAAAGGGCAATAGCCGTGAAAAATCCTATATATAAAAAAGATATATTCTTTTGTAAATTAAATGAAATGAATGAAGACTGTAGTTCCTTATCAAATCTAAAAGAACAACTATCAGATGAATTCAGTTTATCTGAGCTCCGGGATCTATTAAATATATCACCAGAAAAAAAAAATCATGATCTAAAAGACACCATATTATGGTTGGCAGAATCTAATTATGAGCTACAGTTTAAAATAGATCAAAAATTATCCGAAAGGATCGTATTCCCTAGTTCACAAAATGAAAGTAATGGAATAGAAGATGCAAGGTTTGTACGATTTAAATATGATGATGGAGAGGTAGTTTATTACGCTACGTATACGGCCTATAATGGAATTAGGATTCTTCCCCAAATATTGGAAACTAAAGATTTCTTTAGCTATAAAGCTATAACGTTAAACGGAGAGTATGCAGCTAATAAAGGTATGTCTCTTTTTCCGAAAAAAATCAATGGTAAATACACAGTAATCTCTAGAATTGATGGAGAAAACCTATATATAATGTCTTCCGAAAACATCCATTTTTGGAATACTTCAAAGCTACTGAGGCAACCGCAATATGATTGGGAATTTATGCAGATTGGGAACTGTGGGTCTCCGATAGAAACAGATAGAGGATGGATAGTTTTAACTCACGGTGTTGGGGCTATGAGAAAGTATTGTATAGGAGCAATCCTATTGGATCTAGAGGATCCAAGAAAAGTAATAGGGGCGACCAGTAAACCAATTTTAGAACCGTTAGAAAGCGAAAGAAATGGGTATGTTCCAAATGTAGTTTACTCTTGCGGAGGAATCATCCATGGAGATAATTTAATCATTCCTTATGCAATGTCAGACACAAATTCAGGAATAGCTTTAATTTCAGTAAAGGAATTACTGGATTACATGATAAACTAG
- the nrdG gene encoding anaerobic ribonucleoside-triphosphate reductase activating protein, which translates to MKIIKIFKETISDGPGFRYSIYFSGCGHYCEGCHNPETWKGDIGELLDERYMEKIISQIKGNSLLDGVTLSGGDPFFIPEELFGFLRRLKEETHKNIWAYTGYTLEELIKKDITKKCLEYIDVLVDGRFEKNLANPELFYRGSSNQRLVDVKASLTEGRVCTKDYD; encoded by the coding sequence TTGAAGATAATAAAAATATTTAAAGAGACCATCTCAGATGGACCTGGATTCAGATATAGCATTTATTTTTCTGGGTGCGGACATTATTGCGAAGGATGCCATAATCCCGAGACCTGGAAGGGAGATATAGGGGAACTCTTAGATGAAAGATACATGGAAAAAATAATATCACAAATAAAAGGCAACTCTCTCTTAGACGGTGTGACTCTTTCTGGAGGAGACCCATTCTTCATTCCTGAAGAGCTCTTTGGATTTCTGAGGCGTCTCAAAGAGGAAACCCATAAGAACATATGGGCATATACAGGTTACACATTAGAAGAGCTTATTAAAAAGGATATCACAAAAAAATGCCTAGAATATATAGATGTCCTAGTGGACGGCAGATTTGAAAAAAATCTTGCAAATCCTGAGCTTTTTTACAGAGGAAGTTCAAATCAAAGACTGGTGGATGTTAAAGCTTCCCTTACAGAAGGAAGAGTCTGCACAAAAGATTATGACTAA
- a CDS encoding glycosyltransferase, translated as MKALFLSVTAGCGHNSAAKSVMSHLEEKGFQCALLDTFEYINPVLSESISKCNFASTKFTPGVYDKLYRLAEKKSKKLSDFSVSKLISSILSRKLIKYISDFKPDVIVCTHVFSAQIVTAMKKKNISVKSIGIITDFTVHPFWEETDLDYYVTASELLNFQVERKGISLDKVLPVGIPIHKKFSKKIGRQEAREILGIEDKTSILIMSGGTGHGSLLKLIRKLDKLDMDFQILSVCGSNKKLKKKIDKFMGEKKVYNYGYIDNVDLMMDAADCIITKPGGLTISESLAKELPLILMKPIPGQEERNAEFLLNNGLAVKITPTFTPEEAVFQLLIKNSKYKNGRDFIKSFGKPDSSKDLGEFIETLVKDNKTKVLSCFHPEIRINKNSNFLKSPLNFILTRQGTAKFSYLSKSREI; from the coding sequence ATGAAGGCTCTGTTTCTTTCAGTTACAGCTGGATGCGGCCATAATTCTGCAGCAAAATCGGTCATGTCGCATCTAGAGGAAAAAGGTTTTCAGTGTGCTCTACTTGATACTTTTGAATATATAAACCCGGTCTTAAGTGAATCTATCTCCAAGTGCAACTTTGCCTCTACTAAATTTACCCCTGGAGTATACGACAAACTCTACAGACTGGCGGAGAAAAAAAGTAAAAAGCTCAGTGATTTTTCCGTCTCAAAATTGATAAGCTCTATTTTGTCTAGAAAACTGATAAAGTATATCTCAGACTTCAAACCAGATGTGATAGTCTGCACCCATGTTTTTTCTGCTCAGATCGTAACCGCCATGAAAAAGAAAAATATCTCTGTTAAGAGCATCGGGATCATAACAGACTTCACGGTGCATCCATTTTGGGAGGAAACTGATCTTGACTATTATGTCACTGCCAGCGAACTTTTGAACTTTCAGGTTGAGAGAAAAGGTATCAGTCTCGACAAAGTCCTTCCCGTTGGCATACCAATTCATAAGAAATTCTCCAAAAAAATAGGCCGTCAGGAGGCAAGAGAGATTTTAGGTATAGAGGATAAAACCTCCATTCTTATTATGAGTGGCGGTACGGGTCACGGAAGTCTTTTAAAGTTGATTCGAAAACTTGATAAATTAGATATGGATTTTCAAATACTCTCTGTGTGCGGAAGTAATAAGAAGCTAAAAAAGAAAATCGATAAGTTCATGGGGGAAAAAAAGGTGTACAACTACGGCTATATTGATAACGTAGACTTAATGATGGATGCAGCAGATTGTATAATTACAAAACCCGGTGGGCTGACTATATCTGAAAGCTTGGCAAAAGAACTCCCCCTCATATTGATGAAGCCTATACCTGGTCAGGAGGAGAGGAATGCTGAATTTCTTTTAAATAACGGTCTGGCTGTAAAGATTACCCCGACTTTTACACCTGAAGAGGCTGTTTTCCAGCTTCTCATTAAAAACTCAAAATATAAAAACGGCAGAGATTTTATAAAGAGTTTCGGAAAGCCTGACTCTTCCAAAGATTTAGGGGAGTTTATCGAAACCCTGGTAAAAGATAACAAAACTAAAGTGTTGTCATGCTTTCACCCTGAAATAAGAATTAATAAGAATTCAAATTTCCTCAAGAGCCCTTTAAACTTTATTTTGACCAGGCAAGGAACAGCTAAGTTCAGTTATCTCAGCAAAAGCAGAGAGATTTAA
- a CDS encoding glycosyltransferase, whose translation MLKIDLHVHSKYSDHPSEWFLQKLGASESYTEPEYIYKTALEKGMDFVTITDHNKIDGAVYLKNKYPDKCFISVEATVYFPEDNGKVHILIYDITEEQFAEIDILRKDIYKLREYIKENNLAYSVAHATYSVNGTLKPEHLEKLILLFDNFEIINGGRGELSNKSWENFLNALTEADIEKFREKYDIAPYSLDPWKKAYTGGSDDHAGIFIAKVFTTSQGDTIGDFFENLKNKKTMAFGRHNNYQGLTFSIYKIAYEYTKNNGYFSDHFIYQINEYIFGEKKLGLKNWLKINKMKKAKKKGKKIQGLIADLVEELQDERDIEKKLDIVYDKVSLITNEFVNLVAKAVGKDLKKGNLHNVIRDISSATMGFFLCSPFLSTFRLMFENRDILDRLIEDTGKLELKKNKKILWFTDTIGDLNGVSVTLKKMAEISKIKGRDLAVICSLTDKDKLSELPDNVINLDYISCVDLPYYEDYQMKILPILDTLKKVYEYNPDEIYISTPGSVGLMGLMFAKLLKIKATGIYHTDFTMQAKEIADNVSLMNMLEGYTKWFFGKMDTIKVPTSEYIDILSTRGFDREKLRIFPRGIETDVFGIADYRTEEDKIIFLYTGRISKDKNIDFLLELFVEMSKRHRDIEIKLAGKGPDLNELKKKFGGYKNIEFLGKIDYEKLPEVYQNSNVFLFPSVTDTFGMSVLEAQSCGIPAVVSDKGGPKEIILNGNTGFVAKALNEGDWESKIEFFIDMIKNYPEEYKTMRRNAAKMVENTFSWDKVMEDIFDR comes from the coding sequence ATGTTAAAAATAGACTTGCATGTGCACTCCAAATATTCCGATCATCCATCAGAATGGTTTCTACAAAAATTGGGAGCTTCAGAATCTTATACAGAACCAGAGTATATCTACAAAACAGCTTTGGAGAAGGGGATGGATTTTGTCACTATCACTGACCACAATAAAATCGACGGGGCTGTATATTTAAAAAACAAGTATCCAGACAAATGCTTTATAAGTGTCGAGGCAACTGTATATTTTCCAGAAGACAACGGAAAAGTTCACATACTGATTTATGATATAACAGAGGAGCAGTTTGCTGAAATAGACATTCTCAGAAAAGACATATATAAGCTGAGGGAGTATATAAAGGAGAATAACCTTGCCTATTCAGTAGCACACGCAACTTACTCTGTAAACGGTACTTTAAAGCCGGAACACCTAGAAAAGTTGATACTACTTTTTGATAACTTCGAAATTATAAACGGCGGAAGAGGCGAACTGAGCAATAAATCTTGGGAAAATTTTCTGAATGCCCTGACAGAAGCTGATATCGAAAAGTTTAGAGAAAAGTATGACATAGCACCTTATTCTTTGGATCCTTGGAAAAAAGCCTATACAGGGGGTTCAGATGACCACGCAGGGATCTTTATTGCAAAGGTTTTTACTACATCCCAGGGAGACACCATTGGAGATTTTTTTGAAAATCTAAAAAATAAAAAAACAATGGCATTTGGTAGACACAACAACTATCAGGGGCTGACCTTCTCCATATACAAGATAGCCTATGAGTATACAAAAAATAACGGGTATTTTTCAGACCACTTCATATATCAGATAAACGAGTATATTTTCGGAGAAAAAAAACTGGGGCTAAAAAACTGGCTTAAAATAAATAAAATGAAAAAGGCCAAGAAGAAGGGTAAAAAAATACAGGGTCTCATAGCAGATCTCGTAGAGGAACTTCAAGATGAGAGGGATATAGAGAAAAAACTCGATATCGTATACGACAAGGTGAGTCTCATAACAAATGAGTTCGTTAACTTAGTAGCAAAAGCAGTGGGGAAAGATCTGAAAAAAGGGAACCTGCATAATGTCATAAGAGATATTTCCTCAGCAACCATGGGTTTTTTTCTTTGCTCACCTTTTTTGTCTACATTCAGGCTCATGTTTGAAAACAGGGATATATTAGACAGGCTTATTGAGGATACAGGTAAGCTAGAATTAAAGAAAAACAAGAAAATTTTGTGGTTTACAGATACTATAGGGGATCTAAACGGTGTGTCGGTTACACTGAAAAAAATGGCTGAAATATCAAAGATAAAGGGAAGAGATCTGGCTGTAATCTGTTCACTCACTGATAAGGATAAACTTTCTGAATTGCCGGATAATGTAATAAACTTAGACTATATATCCTGTGTGGACCTCCCATACTATGAAGATTATCAAATGAAAATTCTTCCTATTTTAGATACCTTAAAAAAAGTGTATGAGTACAATCCAGATGAAATATACATATCCACCCCTGGATCAGTGGGGCTCATGGGTCTGATGTTTGCAAAACTTTTAAAAATTAAAGCAACTGGGATTTATCATACAGATTTTACCATGCAGGCAAAAGAGATAGCGGATAATGTTTCTCTGATGAATATGCTAGAGGGTTACACAAAGTGGTTTTTTGGAAAGATGGACACGATAAAGGTCCCAACTTCTGAGTATATAGATATACTTTCAACTAGGGGATTTGACAGAGAAAAACTTAGAATTTTTCCTAGAGGTATAGAAACAGATGTTTTTGGAATAGCTGACTACAGGACTGAAGAGGATAAGATCATCTTTCTTTATACTGGAAGAATATCTAAGGATAAGAACATTGATTTTCTATTAGAGCTCTTTGTGGAGATGTCTAAGAGACACAGAGATATAGAGATTAAGCTGGCTGGGAAAGGGCCTGATCTAAATGAACTTAAGAAAAAATTTGGTGGATACAAAAACATCGAATTTTTAGGAAAGATAGACTATGAAAAACTTCCAGAGGTTTACCAGAATTCAAATGTATTTTTATTTCCAAGTGTCACAGATACATTCGGTATGTCTGTTCTAGAGGCTCAGTCGTGTGGAATACCAGCTGTGGTATCTGATAAGGGTGGGCCTAAGGAGATAATATTAAACGGAAATACCGGATTTGTAGCCAAGGCTCTAAATGAAGGAGATTGGGAGAGTAAGATCGAGTTCTTCATTGATATGATAAAAAATTATCCGGAAGAGTATAAAACTATGAGAAGAAATGCAGCAAAAATGGTAGAAAATACTTTCAGTTGGGACAAGGTCATGGAAGATATTTTTGATAGATAA
- a CDS encoding glycosyltransferase family 4 protein produces the protein MINKIINGQEKICVIGNYLPRQCGIATFTTDLSKAITNELRGENGLINIAMNDKEEGYNYPSEVKLTIQEGNMEEYIKVAQYLNGNNYRAVVIQHEYGIYGGADGEYIIELMKRLDMPILTNLHTVLENPSFGQRKVMNDLAKYSEKLLVMSRKAFDILTRVYGIPQEIVVFIPHGIPNTTYEDQGIYNDAIGLEGKEIILTFGLLSPGKGLEFMIKAMPAIIKKNPNAVYLILGKTHPNIVKKTGDVYREKLKELIRSLNLEKNVVFHNKFVDQETLVSYIKTSTIYSIPYLNKEQITSGTLAYALGSGAAVVSTPFWHAEELLAEGRGILVPFRDSESLAREINILLSDSEKRENIRRKAYNYVRSMIWSEVAKSYLKVIVECKEKKNINISPKYESEDERRSKRISYKLPEIDLSHLKILTDDTGILQHAKYTIPDLNHGYCVDDNARALIVVSMYHNLTGDKDIYPFIKKYLAFLNYSFDEKTNRFANLMSYDRRWQENIGSEDSHGRALWALGVTIKNIVDKSIRSNAMDLFISALSVVRDFTSPRAWAFTVLGLSAYLEVNPEDLEKKLIKKILAEKIHSLYKNIVTSEWLWCEETITYSNGILPHALILTGEAIDDKDMYNTGIQSLKWLLEIQTAPEGHLSIIGNEGWFARDREKITFGQQPVEAMCLLNACLHVYRTIKDQWWLNEAKKCMAWFFGENDLNTPIYNYEDGGCRDGLDSHGVSTNQGAESTLAGLISLIKIHEIEDESFK, from the coding sequence ATGATAAATAAGATTATAAATGGACAAGAAAAAATATGTGTTATAGGGAATTATCTCCCAAGACAGTGTGGAATAGCCACTTTTACAACAGATCTGAGTAAGGCAATAACCAATGAATTACGTGGGGAAAATGGATTAATAAATATAGCTATGAATGACAAAGAAGAAGGTTATAATTATCCTTCTGAAGTAAAACTAACAATTCAAGAAGGTAACATGGAAGAATATATTAAAGTAGCTCAATATCTGAACGGGAATAATTATAGAGCTGTAGTTATTCAGCATGAATATGGAATCTATGGCGGTGCAGATGGTGAATACATCATAGAACTGATGAAAAGGTTAGATATGCCTATTTTAACCAACCTTCATACTGTATTGGAAAATCCAAGTTTTGGGCAAAGAAAAGTAATGAATGATTTGGCTAAATATTCTGAAAAACTATTGGTAATGAGTAGAAAAGCTTTCGACATACTGACTAGAGTATACGGTATTCCTCAAGAAATTGTGGTATTTATTCCCCACGGAATACCAAACACCACTTATGAGGATCAGGGTATATACAACGATGCAATAGGTTTAGAAGGAAAAGAAATTATTCTTACCTTTGGTCTTTTAAGTCCTGGAAAGGGTCTGGAATTTATGATCAAAGCAATGCCAGCTATTATAAAGAAAAATCCCAATGCGGTTTATTTAATCTTGGGGAAAACACATCCTAATATTGTAAAGAAAACAGGAGATGTATATAGAGAAAAATTAAAAGAACTGATAAGAAGTTTAAACTTAGAAAAAAATGTTGTTTTTCATAATAAATTTGTAGACCAAGAGACTCTTGTAAGCTATATAAAAACATCTACTATATACTCTATCCCGTATTTAAATAAAGAACAGATAACTTCTGGAACATTAGCCTATGCTCTTGGGTCAGGGGCAGCAGTTGTATCTACGCCATTTTGGCACGCTGAAGAACTTTTAGCAGAAGGAAGAGGGATATTAGTACCCTTTAGAGATTCAGAAAGCTTAGCTAGAGAAATAAACATATTATTATCAGATTCAGAGAAGCGTGAAAATATAAGAAGAAAGGCTTATAATTATGTTAGATCTATGATTTGGTCGGAGGTTGCCAAGAGTTATTTGAAGGTCATAGTGGAGTGCAAAGAGAAAAAGAATATCAATATATCTCCAAAATATGAATCAGAGGATGAAAGAAGGTCAAAAAGAATATCTTATAAATTACCCGAGATAGACTTATCTCATCTAAAAATATTGACAGATGATACAGGAATACTTCAACATGCAAAATATACTATTCCAGATTTAAATCATGGATATTGTGTAGATGATAATGCCAGAGCACTAATCGTTGTATCAATGTATCACAATCTTACAGGAGATAAGGATATATATCCTTTTATTAAGAAATATTTAGCTTTTTTAAATTATTCTTTTGATGAAAAGACAAATAGATTTGCAAACTTGATGTCTTATGACAGAAGGTGGCAAGAAAATATAGGCAGTGAAGATTCTCACGGAAGAGCCCTTTGGGCCCTGGGAGTTACAATTAAAAATATAGTGGATAAATCTATCCGTTCCAACGCTATGGACCTGTTCATATCTGCACTTTCTGTGGTGAGAGATTTCACTTCTCCTAGAGCTTGGGCTTTTACAGTACTGGGATTATCTGCATATCTAGAAGTAAATCCAGAAGACTTGGAAAAAAAATTGATCAAGAAAATTTTAGCTGAGAAAATTCATAGCTTATATAAGAACATAGTTACCAGCGAATGGCTTTGGTGTGAGGAAACTATTACGTATTCTAATGGAATTTTACCTCATGCGTTAATATTAACTGGGGAAGCTATCGATGATAAGGATATGTATAATACAGGAATTCAGTCTCTAAAATGGTTACTGGAAATTCAAACCGCTCCAGAGGGGCATCTTTCTATAATTGGAAATGAGGGGTGGTTTGCTAGAGATAGAGAAAAAATTACCTTTGGTCAGCAACCAGTAGAGGCCATGTGCTTACTCAATGCTTGCTTACATGTATATAGAACTATAAAGGACCAATGGTGGCTAAATGAAGCTAAAAAATGCATGGCATGGTTTTTTGGGGAAAATGATCTGAATACCCCTATATATAACTATGAAGATGGAGGGTGTAGAGATGGATTGGATTCTCATGGGGTAAGTACGAATCAGGGTGCTGAATCTACATTGGCAGGGTTAATATCCTTAATTAAAATACATGAGATAGAAGACGAAAGTTTTAAATGA
- a CDS encoding XRE family transcriptional regulator, giving the protein MNNLGEKIKFCRKEKGLTLKKLSDMTGLSVGFISNIERNQNSPSVSNLQQICAALSINLMEILQVNSDSSPVVKKSERKEVFSSNSDHTKIELLTKGSHKLNSIAITIDGNSDYSDLSWGHDYDEIGVVIKGALEIEVNNEIFNLNEGDSVYLEKFTPHKYRNPHKDPSVVYWFSVKK; this is encoded by the coding sequence GTGAACAATTTAGGAGAAAAAATTAAATTTTGCAGAAAAGAAAAGGGACTTACCCTAAAAAAACTGTCAGATATGACTGGTTTGTCCGTTGGCTTTATCAGCAACATAGAAAGAAATCAAAACAGTCCTTCTGTTTCTAATCTTCAGCAAATTTGTGCGGCGCTTTCTATTAATTTAATGGAGATCTTGCAGGTTAACTCTGATTCATCTCCAGTGGTAAAAAAAAGCGAAAGAAAGGAAGTTTTTTCTTCTAACAGCGACCACACAAAGATAGAATTACTTACAAAGGGGTCACATAAACTTAACAGTATTGCTATTACCATTGATGGAAACAGTGACTATAGCGACCTTTCCTGGGGACACGATTATGATGAAATCGGAGTTGTGATCAAAGGGGCTCTAGAGATAGAGGTAAATAATGAAATCTTCAATCTAAATGAAGGAGATTCTGTCTATTTAGAAAAATTTACCCCTCATAAATATAGAAATCCACATAAAGATCCCAGTGTTGTTTACTGGTTTTCTGTAAAAAAATAA
- a CDS encoding Tn3 family transposase: MKKFGKNGARPISLKTIYADYNTHYKNKGGSIYRHISDQYTPYYVQMLEGRDSNHVLDGLLYHGTELEIYEHSTDTAGYTEQMFALTYLLGFEFKPRIKSLSQQQLYYFENTEVSNKKFKKINEKIITENYSEILRLIESIRCGKVKASLILNKINSYNRDNGVAKGLKEIGRIIKTKYILEYFSDDDLRKEVQKMLNKGEAINSVARLMFFGKHGRLNERSIGEQLEKASCLNILLSSLIIWNTRYLEKIYSVIKDYEWFDEEEFKRVSPLGTGHVNFLGKYIFEESKIATEDGLREIKVKG, encoded by the coding sequence GTGAAAAAATTCGGGAAAAACGGAGCTAGGCCTATAAGCCTAAAAACTATCTACGCTGACTATAATACTCACTACAAAAACAAGGGTGGAAGCATATACCGTCATATTAGCGACCAATATACTCCATACTATGTTCAGATGCTAGAGGGAAGAGATAGTAATCATGTGTTAGATGGGTTACTTTATCATGGTACAGAGCTCGAAATATATGAACATTCCACAGATACGGCAGGGTATACAGAGCAGATGTTTGCATTGACTTACCTTCTGGGATTTGAGTTTAAACCAAGAATAAAAAGCCTAAGCCAGCAACAGCTCTATTATTTTGAGAATACAGAAGTAAGTAATAAGAAGTTTAAAAAGATAAATGAAAAAATAATAACTGAAAACTACAGTGAGATTTTAAGGCTTATTGAATCTATCAGATGTGGAAAAGTAAAGGCATCACTGATTTTAAATAAGATAAACTCATATAACAGGGATAATGGAGTAGCCAAAGGGCTAAAGGAGATTGGAAGAATCATAAAGACCAAGTATATATTAGAGTACTTCTCAGATGACGACCTAAGAAAAGAGGTACAAAAGATGCTAAATAAGGGAGAAGCTATAAACTCCGTGGCAAGATTAATGTTTTTTGGGAAGCACGGAAGGCTTAATGAGAGATCAATAGGTGAGCAATTAGAAAAAGCTAGTTGCTTAAATATCCTACTTTCCTCTTTAATTATCTGGAATACAAGGTACTTAGAGAAGATTTATTCCGTTATAAAGGACTATGAATGGTTTGATGAAGAAGAATTTAAGAGAGTAAGTCCACTAGGCACAGGGCATGTTAATTTTTTAGGAAAATATATATTTGAGGAGAGTAAAATAGCTACAGAAGATGGACTCAGAGAAATTAAGGTTAAGGGGTAG